Proteins found in one Pseudochaenichthys georgianus chromosome 13, fPseGeo1.2, whole genome shotgun sequence genomic segment:
- the LOC139432848 gene encoding uncharacterized protein, with protein MIGTLATFDAKHQKWEEYCKVLEQFFEANEIDNGDRQRAILISVVGSSTYSLMKNLLSPDKPKDKTYTQLVELLKNHFYPKPSEIVQRYKFDSRNREPNESVMEYVAELRRLVQDCNYGNTLQQRLRDRMVCGINEDRIQRRLLSEADLTFEKALSIAVASETANTNAQEIQNQGATAKCFNMDKKLQEAYAHREPTNECYRCKGTKHEAADCKFKQEKCHACGKMGHSLS; from the coding sequence ATGATTGGCACGCTGGCAACTTTTGATGCAAAACATCAGAAGTGGGAAGAATACTGTAAGGTATTGGAACAGTTTTTTGAGGCTAATGAAATTGACAATGGAGACAGACAAAGAGCCATATTAATAAGTGTTGTGGGATCATCAACATACAGCCTTATGAAAAACCTCCTCAGTCCGGATAAGCCCAAGGATAAGACTTACACACAACTTGTGGAGCTGCTAAAAAATCACTTTTACCCAAAGCCTAGTGAAATTGTGCAAAGGTACAAGTTTGACTCCCGCAACCGTGAGCCCAATGAGTCAGTAATGGAATACGTGGCTGAGCTGCGTCGGTTAGTGCAGGATTGCAACTATGGTAACACTTTGCAGCAGAGGTTGAGAGACAGGATGGTCTGTGGAATAAATGAAGATCGGATTCAGAGACGACTCTTATCAGAAGCGGATTTAACATTTGAAAAAGCATTGTCAATTGCTGTGGCGTCAGAGACGGCAAATACAAATGCACAGGAGATACAAAACCAAGGGGCCACAGCTAAATGCTTCAACATGGATAAAAAGCTACAGGAGGCTTATGCACACAGAGAACCTACCAACGAGTGTTACAGATGCAAGGGAACCAAGCATGAAGCAGCAGACTGTAAGTTTAAACAAGAGAAATGTCATGCATGTGGTAAAATGGGACACAGCTTGTCGTAG